The Euphorbia lathyris chromosome 8, ddEupLath1.1, whole genome shotgun sequence genome has a window encoding:
- the LOC136201963 gene encoding protein indeterminate-domain 12-like, giving the protein MLLKMDENMSNLTSEISATFYSQQSFASTNEAQPPLKKKRSLPGNPDPDSEVVALSPKSLLATNRFICEICNKGFQRDQNLQLHRRGHNLPWKLKQRTKNEVIKKKVYVCPETTCVHHHPSRALGDLTGIKKHFFRKHGEKKWKCEKCSKRYAVQSDWKAHSKICGTREYRCDCGTLFSRRDSFITHRAFCDTLAEESVRTSAILSPRDEPTSIVNLQALTVKREQESHNLFNQITQESNFVLPWLGGPSPALDDHHHKHKLPPYPQCTAASSPHMSATALLQKAAEMGVKESQTPGNNAGIIRPHQTHMSELSSTSVATSGLGLCSREDIGSGFGSGFGNKAATMTTSSSDIMNITVGGAPSSSTTTTSSLAHDMISSLSSANGFDDDEFHGFLLNPQTNTLKFSTTTPASKDGFTRDFLGLEAFPDHKDFFNIAALYGHQSPWH; this is encoded by the exons atgctgTTGAAAATGGATGAAAATATGTCCAATTTGACTAGTGAAATAAGTGCCACTTTCTACTCACAGCAGTCGTTTGCTTCAACAAATGAAGCACAGCCGCcgctaaagaagaaaagaagtcttCCTGGCAACCCAG ACCCAGATTCAGAAGTGGTAGCTTTGTCTCCTAAATCCCTATTAGCAACCAACAGATTTATATGTGAGATCTGCAACAAAGGATTTCAGAGAGATCAGAATCTTCAGCTTCATAGAAGAGGGCATAATCTTCCATGGAAATTAAAGCAAAGAACAAAAAATGAAGTGATTAAGAAGAAGGTATATGTATGCCCAGAGACAACATGTGTGCATCATCACCCATCAAGGGCTCTCGGGGACCTTACAGGAATCAAGAAGCACTTTTTCAGAAAGCATGGCGAGAAGAAATGGAAGTGTGAAAAGTGCTCAAAACGTTATGCTGTTCAATCAGATTGGAAAGCTCATTCCAAGATTTGTGGCACAAGAGAGTATAGATGTGATTGTGGTACCCTTTTCTCTAG AAGGGACAGTTTCATCACTCACAGAGCATTCTGTGATACTTTAGCAGAAGAGAGTGTAAGAACATCAGCAATTCTCTCTCCTCGTGATGAACCTACCTCCATCGTCAATTTACAAGCCCTAACAGTGAAAAGGGAGCAAGAAAGTCACAATCTTTTTAATCAAATAACACAAGAAAGCAATTTTGTTCTACCATGGTTAGGTGGTCCAAGTCCAGCATTAGATGATCATCACCATAAACATAAACTGCCTCCTTACCCGCAATGTACAGCAGCTTCTTCCCCTCACATGTCTGCAACAGCATTGCTGCAAAAAGCAGCTGAAATGGGTGTGAAGGAATCTCAAACTCCTGGTAATAATGCTGGCATAATCAGACCCCACCAAACTCACATGTCTGAGCTCAGTTCCACATCGGTTGCTACGTCTGGATTGGGTTTGTGCTCACGTGAAGACATTGGAAGTGGGTTTGGCTCTGGATTTGGGAATAAAGCTGCAACTATGACCACATCATCTTCTGATATCATGAATATTACAGTAGGAGGAgctccttcttcttctactaCTACTACTTCTTCTCTTGCCCATGACATGATCAGCTCATTGTCTTCTGCAAATGGATTTGATGATGACGAATTTCATGGATTCCTGCTCAATCCACAAACTAATACTCTCAAATTTAGCACTACTACTCCAGCTAGTAAGGATGGGTTCACAAGAGATTTCCTGGGTCTTGAAGCTTTTCCTGATCATAAAGATTTCTTCAATATAGCTGCCCTTTATGGACACCAATCACCATGGCATTAG
- the LOC136202840 gene encoding beta-fructofuranosidase, insoluble isoenzyme CWINV1-like isoform X1, whose protein sequence is MGIQAIYLGLFLYILLNNGVEAHEYQNFQSEESQPYRTSYHFQSPSNWLNGPMWYEGFYHLFYQYNPNGPLFGDKMVWAHSVSSDLINWIHLKHALYPTESYDINSCWSGSVTILPGNKPVILYTGIDANHTQVQNLAMPKNLSDPLLIEWVKFSENPVMIPPNGVKRDDFRDPTTAWLGPDGKWNVIIGATMNNRGIAFLYQSIDFVNWTKHEDPLYSSAKTGMWECPDFFPVPINSTDGVDTSYFNADVKHVMKASISFNAHDYYSIGSYIPQIGKYIPFHDLTGSTSDLRYDYGKFYASKTFFDSFKKRRILWGWVNESDSTEDDVKKGWSGLQAIPRKIWLDTEGKQLLQWPIEEINELRGKKVNIQQETLDGGSILEIRDINASEADVEVEFELPEFDEADSLNPTHVDPQMMCSGENTSMRSRLGPFGLLALATEDLTEQTAIYFRIFKGQNTYVVLMCSDQSRSSLKGGIDKTTYGAFMNIDSQQKKISLRSLIDHSIIESFGEGGRICITSRVYPKIAVDNKAHLYLFNNGTLSIKISKLNAWGMNKAQFRQHQSSVGSDTNVIKAMEERSCPFSEDVYANFNLG, encoded by the exons ATGGGGATTCAAGCAATTTATCTtggattatttttatacattttgcTAAATAATGGAGTTGAAGCTCATGAATATCAAAATTTTCAATCAGAAGAAAGCCAGCCATACAGAACATCTTATCACTTCCAATCTCCTTCCAATTGGCTCAACG GGCCGATGTGGTATGAGGGATTCTATCATCTATTCTACCAATACAATCCAAATGGACCTTTATTTGGTGACAAAATGGTATGGGCTCATTCTGTATCATCTGATCTCATCAACTGGATTCATCTGAAGCATGCCCTTTATCCAACTGAATCATATGACATCAATAGTTGCTGGTCTGGTTCTGTTACAATACTTCCTGGAAACAAACCTGTCATTTTATATACTGGAATTGATGCTAACCATACACAGGTTCAGAATTTGGCAATGCCTAAGAATCTCTCTGACCCATTACTAATAGAATGGGTTAAGTTTTCAGAAAATCCTGTTATGATTCCACCAAATGGTGTCAAAAGGGATGACTTCAGAGATCCCACAACTGCTTGGCTCGGTCCTGATGGGAAATGGAATGTAATTATTGGTGCAACCATGAACAATCGAGGAATCGCTTTTTTATATCAAAGTATAGATTTTGTTAACTGGACTAAGCATGAAGATCCTCTTTATTCATCAGCAAAAACTGGGATGTGGGAATGCCCAGATTTCTTTCCTGTGCCTATTAATAGCACGGATGGTGTTGACACTTCGTACTTCAATGCTGACGTTAAGCATGTTATGAAGGCGAGCATCAGCTTCAATGCTCACGACTACTATAGTATAGGCTCTTATATTCCTCAGATCGGAAAGTATATTCCTTTCCACGATCTTACAGGTTCCACTTCCGATTTGAGGTATGACTATGGGAAGTTTTATGCTTCCAAGACGTTCTTCGACAGCTTCAAGAAAAGGAGGATATTATGGGGCTGGGTAAATGAGTCTGATAGCACTGAAGATGATGTCAAGAAAGGATGGTCCGGACTTCAGGCAATTCCTAGGAAAATATGGCTTGACACAGAAGGAAAACAATTACTGCAGTGGCCAATAGAAGAGATCAATGAACTCCGGGGGAAGAAAGTTAACATCCAGCAAGAGACACTTGATGGTGGATCGATATTAGAAATTCGAGACATAAATGCTTCAGAG GCAGATGTAGAAGTTGAGTTCGAATTGCCCGAATTCGATGAGGCTGATTCCCTGAACCCAACTCATGTTGATCCCCAAATGATGTGTAGTGGTGAAAATACATCAATGAGAAGTAGATTGGGGCCATTTGGTTTGTTAGCTTTAGCAACAGAGGATTTGACAGAACAAACTGCAATTTATTTTAGGATTTTCAAAGGCCAAAATACTTATGTGGTACTGATGTGCAGTGACCAAAGCAG GTCTTCGCTAAAAGGCGGGATTGATAAAACCACATATGGAGCTTTTATGAACATAGATTCTCAGCAGAAGAAGATATCACTAAGAAGCTTG ATAGACCATTCAATCATAGAGAGTTTTGGGGAAGGAGGAAGAATATGTATAACTAGCAGAGTTTATCCTAAAATTGCTGTTGATAACAAAGCTCACCTTTATCTATTCAACAATGGAACCCTTAGCATAAAGATCTCAAAGTTGAACGCTTGGGGAATGAACAAAGCTCAATTCAGACAACATCAAAGTTCCGTGGGATCAGACACAAATGTCATTAAAGCAATGGAAGAAAGATCTTGTCCTTTCTCTGAGGATGTTTAtgcaaatttcaatttgggttgA
- the LOC136202840 gene encoding beta-fructofuranosidase, insoluble isoenzyme CWINV3-like isoform X2 gives MWYEGFYHLFYQYNPNGPLFGDKMVWAHSVSSDLINWIHLKHALYPTESYDINSCWSGSVTILPGNKPVILYTGIDANHTQVQNLAMPKNLSDPLLIEWVKFSENPVMIPPNGVKRDDFRDPTTAWLGPDGKWNVIIGATMNNRGIAFLYQSIDFVNWTKHEDPLYSSAKTGMWECPDFFPVPINSTDGVDTSYFNADVKHVMKASISFNAHDYYSIGSYIPQIGKYIPFHDLTGSTSDLRYDYGKFYASKTFFDSFKKRRILWGWVNESDSTEDDVKKGWSGLQAIPRKIWLDTEGKQLLQWPIEEINELRGKKVNIQQETLDGGSILEIRDINASEADVEVEFELPEFDEADSLNPTHVDPQMMCSGENTSMRSRLGPFGLLALATEDLTEQTAIYFRIFKGQNTYVVLMCSDQSRSSLKGGIDKTTYGAFMNIDSQQKKISLRSLIDHSIIESFGEGGRICITSRVYPKIAVDNKAHLYLFNNGTLSIKISKLNAWGMNKAQFRQHQSSVGSDTNVIKAMEERSCPFSEDVYANFNLG, from the exons ATGTGGTATGAGGGATTCTATCATCTATTCTACCAATACAATCCAAATGGACCTTTATTTGGTGACAAAATGGTATGGGCTCATTCTGTATCATCTGATCTCATCAACTGGATTCATCTGAAGCATGCCCTTTATCCAACTGAATCATATGACATCAATAGTTGCTGGTCTGGTTCTGTTACAATACTTCCTGGAAACAAACCTGTCATTTTATATACTGGAATTGATGCTAACCATACACAGGTTCAGAATTTGGCAATGCCTAAGAATCTCTCTGACCCATTACTAATAGAATGGGTTAAGTTTTCAGAAAATCCTGTTATGATTCCACCAAATGGTGTCAAAAGGGATGACTTCAGAGATCCCACAACTGCTTGGCTCGGTCCTGATGGGAAATGGAATGTAATTATTGGTGCAACCATGAACAATCGAGGAATCGCTTTTTTATATCAAAGTATAGATTTTGTTAACTGGACTAAGCATGAAGATCCTCTTTATTCATCAGCAAAAACTGGGATGTGGGAATGCCCAGATTTCTTTCCTGTGCCTATTAATAGCACGGATGGTGTTGACACTTCGTACTTCAATGCTGACGTTAAGCATGTTATGAAGGCGAGCATCAGCTTCAATGCTCACGACTACTATAGTATAGGCTCTTATATTCCTCAGATCGGAAAGTATATTCCTTTCCACGATCTTACAGGTTCCACTTCCGATTTGAGGTATGACTATGGGAAGTTTTATGCTTCCAAGACGTTCTTCGACAGCTTCAAGAAAAGGAGGATATTATGGGGCTGGGTAAATGAGTCTGATAGCACTGAAGATGATGTCAAGAAAGGATGGTCCGGACTTCAGGCAATTCCTAGGAAAATATGGCTTGACACAGAAGGAAAACAATTACTGCAGTGGCCAATAGAAGAGATCAATGAACTCCGGGGGAAGAAAGTTAACATCCAGCAAGAGACACTTGATGGTGGATCGATATTAGAAATTCGAGACATAAATGCTTCAGAG GCAGATGTAGAAGTTGAGTTCGAATTGCCCGAATTCGATGAGGCTGATTCCCTGAACCCAACTCATGTTGATCCCCAAATGATGTGTAGTGGTGAAAATACATCAATGAGAAGTAGATTGGGGCCATTTGGTTTGTTAGCTTTAGCAACAGAGGATTTGACAGAACAAACTGCAATTTATTTTAGGATTTTCAAAGGCCAAAATACTTATGTGGTACTGATGTGCAGTGACCAAAGCAG GTCTTCGCTAAAAGGCGGGATTGATAAAACCACATATGGAGCTTTTATGAACATAGATTCTCAGCAGAAGAAGATATCACTAAGAAGCTTG ATAGACCATTCAATCATAGAGAGTTTTGGGGAAGGAGGAAGAATATGTATAACTAGCAGAGTTTATCCTAAAATTGCTGTTGATAACAAAGCTCACCTTTATCTATTCAACAATGGAACCCTTAGCATAAAGATCTCAAAGTTGAACGCTTGGGGAATGAACAAAGCTCAATTCAGACAACATCAAAGTTCCGTGGGATCAGACACAAATGTCATTAAAGCAATGGAAGAAAGATCTTGTCCTTTCTCTGAGGATGTTTAtgcaaatttcaatttgggttgA